Proteins from one Pagrus major chromosome 1, Pma_NU_1.0 genomic window:
- the LOC141004926 gene encoding uncharacterized protein, whose protein sequence is MVWSVVILLAVAVSVESYVDHDLYERLAHGRQLKIYLAKNAEKLEFIPADEPGKIFQYWEKSRQRTTRGRVSGTGNDRRWYIDKVTYEDQGTYIQKSWWDKVISTVNVAVTPRHNYLKCVAGESLYIPLEGIDLADAALSFSGDSANVTLVRDGARVSQDLPDYWDRVQTHSMNIEIRHVNLTDEGRYTLKDRKDRVVSITRMDLTDHHDHTGGNPLMALLLLLGIPAGICCCCRKKICKKKATTAATLQTTPVAVHPPPAGPAGPCPPYNTPGQPGAMYYHGPDPNMGPTAHPPPPTGPGQWNGPPPSPGFNPSYPPQNPVYPPAGPAMIPPGQPPQWNGPPPGQYPPGPVAPMGYAQPPVMYSAPPPAAASEPVKEEMKMENMASSPADPLLTATPQDSGAASAPVPPSSSSPDGACMFQINGQTSSTNFL, encoded by the exons AGTCCTATGTTGACCATGATCTCTATGAGCGTTTGGCCCATGGTCGCCAGCTGAAGATCTACCTGGCCAAAAATGCAGAGAAGCTGGAGTTTATTCCTGCTGATGAACCTGGCAAGATCTTCCAGTACTGGGAGAAGAGCAGACAAAG GACAACCAGAGGCAGGGTGTCAGGCACAGGAAACGACCGACGCTGGTACATCGACAAG GTGACCTATGAGGACCAGGGGACCTACATTCAGAAATCCTGGTGGGATAAAGTGATCTCCACTGTCAATGTGGCCGTCACAC CCAGACACAACTACTTGAAGTGTGTCGCAGGAGAGAGTCTCTACATCCCGCTGGAGGGCATTGACCTGGCTGACGCTGCCCTCTCCTTCTCTGGGGACTCTGCTAATGTTACACTG GTACGTGACGGTGCTCGGGTGTCCCAGGACCTCCCGGATTACTGGGACCGGGTTCAGACACACTCCATGAATATCGAGATTAGGCATGTGAATTTGACTGATGAGGGACGTTACACCCTGAAAGACCGCAAGGACCGGGTGGTGTCTATTACCAGGATGGACCTGACAG ACCATCATGATCACACTGGGGGAAACCCTCTCATGGCTCTGCTTTTACTGTTGGGCATCCCGGCTGGGATTTGCTGCTGTTGTCGGAAGAAGATTTGCAAAAAGAAAGCCACCACTGCAGCGACACTCCAG acCACTCCAGTTGCAgtccatcctcctcctgctggtcCTGCTGGACCTTGTCCTCCCTACAACACACCTGGACAACCAGGAGCG atgtACTACCATGGTCCCGACCCTAACATG GGTCCTACGGCCCATCCTCCACCACCCACTGGCCCAGGACAGTGGAATGGCCCCCCACCCTCCCCG GGTTTTAACCCTTCCTACCCACCCCAGAACCCTGTCTACCCTCCTGCTGGTCCAGCTATGATCCCCCCTGGCCAGCCTCCACAATGGAACGGTCCACCACCAGGCCAGTACCCCCCTGGACCTGTAGCTCCAATG ggctATGCTCAACCTCCAGTCATGTATAGCGcccctccaccagcagcagctagTGAACCAGTaaaagaggagatgaagatgGAGAATATGGCTTCCTCACCTGCTGACCCCCTGCTCACTGCTACACCACAG GATTCAGGAGCTGCATCCGCTCCCGTGCccccctcctccagctcccCTGATGGTGCCTGTATGTTCCAGATCAACGGACAGACATCCTCCACCAACTTCCTGTAG